Genomic segment of Populus trichocarpa isolate Nisqually-1 chromosome 12, P.trichocarpa_v4.1, whole genome shotgun sequence:
GGAAGAAATGTTGGGCAAGATGAGTGAATGTGAATAAATGTTTGCTTTTTGTGGTGAGAATTACTGGGCTTTCATGCTTATAATTGGAATATAACTATAAGTAGCAAATGGTTTCTTAATGAGGATTGAATTAGTTCTAGTCAATTGCTCAGTTCTGATTCGGGATTGAATCCTGAGTTGGTTTCTAGAGCCATTTAAAAGGGATTTTAAGCTTCTTGTGGAGGTTTTGATCTTATATGTAGCTTATCATTGGTTGGTTAGATATACTATTGCGTCTCATAATGTGATTTATTTAGATACCTATCTAATTTTGGGTTCTTGTTTGTTACAAATTAATAATCTTGTCTATTACTTAGATTTGTTTTCCAGAATTTGATGATTAATTTGCTTTTGACAATTGCGCTGTGTGTCATTCTGCACAGgtgtcttttatttatatatgaagACCATTGAGAGAGCTCATAAACCCAATGAGTTATGGGAAAGAGTAAAGTTGCCAAGAAACTACGAGAAGGCACTTGAAATCATAGACAAGCATCTGGTATTCcattttttcttgcattctgaTGTTGgttgtgtgtattttttttttaaccaaaaattatttttaataactttttattgtTGATCTGTAAATTCCTTGGAACTTGAAGATGTACTGGCCAAAGTTTCTTGTGCACAAAGCTAAACAGCGCCTGACAAAAATGACTCAGATGCGTATACGTATGAGGAAGCTTGCTTTGAAAACAAGGTTTTGCAACTGCCTTTCTTTTgttctaatttattttgtgtAACTTCTTATGGTTCTAAATATAGTTTGCTGCATCTACTGTAggatttttcattataattggttttgatgatgtttattaacaaactaaatttgcaagttcttttccttttttgtttcttttgtttttggtacaTTTTATTTGTCATAGTTCAAGTTTACTCAGACTGATTCATTAAAATTGCCACATAGCTTCTTGCAGGGCTTGGCTCATTTTTAACTATCACATCACATTTAGTTTCTGGCCTCCTTATGTCTATAATACTTGACTTTGTAAGGCCTGGTGACTAGTTTCTGTCTATTATTTCTTTGGCAGCATGATAGTAGTCTTTCACAGGTGGGTTTAATGTtggaaattgaaaagagaaacatTGTTCAGAGTGAAAATTGTATGATTGGGTGTGGTTATAGTCTTTTATCTGCAGTAAAGATGTTTAACACGCTGATGTGAACAAATTCTTAACTGTTGAGATGGAGATATTAAGACACTTTTTTCAACAAGATTACTGTCAACATGTCTCTAACCAAGGTTGTAAGTTGATAATATGTGGAATTTTTGGTATTTCCCTGTAATTTTATGGTTATTATaccatttgatttaatttccaTTTCCAGTTTTCTTTTTGATCTACCCACATATTGAATTCCTCTTGTTTCCCACCATGTTGGAAATCCATGGATCTTGTTTACTTCTTCAGtatattttgctttaatttttgttgctaGGGAAAAGATAATGACTACACCcagaaaagagataaaaagagaGTCTAGAAGGGAGAAAAAGGCTGAAACAGCTGCTGAACTGGACAAGGTTAGGATTCcttccttttaatatatttgtctCAACTGTGTTGTGGATCAATGTTAGTCCTAACTAGTACTTTCAACAGAGTATTGAGAAAGAGTTGCTTGAACGACTCAATGGAGGACTTTATGGTGACATACATAATATTCTGCCAGAACATTTCAACAAAATTCTTGACGAAAATGAACTACATGCTGTTAGTGAAGATGAAGAATATGAAGAGGTATGTTTTCTGGTAATATTAAGTAGTTAATCTTGTGTAATACACGAAGGGCTTTTCTGTTTTGTATATTGAGGAATTTTGTGAATCAGCAGGAACCTGAAATAGAATACGTTCAAGGCTATGATGATCTTGAAGAGGAAGATGATATAGAAGATTTTGGTGGTTTTGCAATCGACAAGTCTCTCAAGAATAATGGTAAAgtctttgtttctttgttgcaCATCCTTTGTTTATAAAGGACCTAGTGTGGTTTGGATTTGTAATGTCATCTTTCTCAGTTACTTGGTTATCACTGCCACGATTGCGTGCACGTTGTTTCCCCTACTTGCTATATGATAACTGTATTCCATTTATATGGATTATGTTTGAAGTTGCTTGTGAATAGTGCTAATGACTATGACAATCATTGGTAGAAGAAATGTGAAGGTTTGATGTGGTcattgatttgatgttttttctggAAAACAAGATTCAGATTTACCTGAGCATGTGATGTTATTATGACAATGCTTGTCATCTCAATCCGTGATTAACAGGCTTCAAACTTCAATATGCCTATATATACATGAGGCAAATTGTTCATGTTTGAAAGatgtttatgaaattttatacaGATGATGCATCTGAGGATGAAGAAGAGATGGATTCAGTTGATGGTAAGAGGGTTAAAAGAAGATCGGAGTCTGCTCATCAAAAGATGGAGGAAGATGAACGTAGAAAGtcgaaaaagaaagcaaaggtTCTGGTTGAGGTCAGTGATCAACCCCttcttttagatatttttcttttaaatggaATGGTGAACTccaattcaaaatgtttttgatatgTAAAGTTTGAAGTCTGAGATTGGCATGACATGCAAGTTACTTGTGGTCAAAACAtaaatggaacttttgaaatgTCACTGATCTCCATGCTGTTTGTAAACTGTATCATCTGGTGCTAAGCAATTGCATCTCTAGTTTTGAGCAAACGTTGCTCCTCAATTTTAAATCAGGGCTAGTTTTAGCTCCAAAACTCTAATCGGGCGGGTCAATTGTTCGCCTTTTCATGTTTCCAGCAACAGATAAATATGTGCACTTTACCATATTTTGCTGTGCTTTGTATCAGGTCGAGCATGAAGATGCTTCTGAAAGGCAGAGGGCAACCTTTTGAGAGGGTTTTAACATGCTTTTTAATTAAGGGGTTGACATCTGCGTGTAAAATTGTTCTTTacatcaatttttgtaagttaGGTTTCATAGATAGGAAGTTAATCTCTATGGGGGGATCTAGAGTCTGAAGATGCAGTAGGCCATGATGTGATATTATCTTTAACTCTCTTCTgtttcctttcttgttttttcctttttcctttcttttttacctCTCGTCTGAAGATTTTAGTTGCCCTGACAGTCACTTAAATGGTGAAATGATGCAAGGAAACAATTAGAGGTTCTCtttgaatgtatttttaataactttgattgaaggttagtgtttttttttattattattaaaaaaaaggttgattcTTGAATGTTGATGAACTATCTTGAGGATGGCATATCTAGTTTGGCCCAAACTAGTTAATTTTGAGGGATGATCTTCCTATAtgtgcataaattttttattttttttattttttagaatgatTTTAAGATGTAggtattttcaagaaagaaagaaagaaataaataaataattttttatatatatataaaaatagaatagacgcattttctttctcttaaaaaaaattaaaaagctcgTGCCCAGTCTAGCAACGCTATCCGTCAGGGCCAGGGTATTGGATGTGAAGGAGAAATGGTAGGTTGGGCTTCGTAAAGTTCATAGATCTTATCATCAGAACTTTCATCTGCTACAGCAGTTATAATATCAGGAGTGATTTCATCCGTGAGTGAGAATAAGGATTCAACTTCATCATTATCAGGATTGAATTTTGTATTTTGGGctagaaaatcaattaatttcaatgactgggtttttttttggggaTAGGCTTTTGCAAAGTGGGTCATTCAAGAAGTCAGAAACCCACTACCACTCTACTTTCAAAGAAATCTTAGCTATAAAATATGGCATTCAAAAATTTGAGTTTCACCTAGCACAAATCGGCATTTTATTactttatcaaaaatattttattttattttattttaaggaaTGGAGTAGAAGTTGGAActcaaaaaagtattttgaaggAAAACGCAAAACTTACCTGGACTGCAAATCATTAATCGGTATCTAATTCAAGAATTAGCtgtaactagttttttttattttagcggaatagattatttttttataaccttataaaatatataaaaatattatgaagttaAAAGTTTGATATATAACAAATgaggattttttaaaatattgagatcaTGAGATATTGAGATactgaatgatatttttttaaaaaaaaaaataacatgtttacaCATTAGATCGACTAGAATCAACTATTTTTAACTTGTGAAACTTTTGATATGGAAGATGAGTCATCATAGaatccaaatcaaaataaattaaaaatctcaaTTGAAATTAACAAAGTATTGAAGgccttaaatgaaaaaacaaatatttaaaaaaataaaaaaaataactcgagcaAACCTACAACAATGTCTCGTGCTATGACGCGGCCTGGACtagtatttttaaagaaaaaagaaaaattcaagactCAGGTAATTGACCTGACTAAATCCATCAAGTTGagctaatttaataatataattaaaaaataacaatgaaccataaataaaaagacccaaAATAATctatgttattttcaaaattagtgaaaaatcatatagaaacaaaaaaaaaagcccaattTTCAAATAAACCATATACTAAAAGATAAAACCGAAAaatatgagattaaaaaaaaagaaataaatcaaatgatttaaTATAATACACTACGTTTgcaggttaaatattttttttctaaccttaaaaaatgttaaaatgaatGGAGATGGTGGCATactggatgatatattttttaaaataaatattgagcaattcatttaatttaactcaaaaaattatttaaacataaGCTAaatctaataaagaaaaaaacataaaaaacctcAAGATAACTCATACCATTtttaaaagcaatgaaaaattctatataagaaaaaaaaattacagggtTCAATatccaattaaatcaaatgtcaaatgaaaattttgaaaaatataagcttaaaaaaaagaccttagatgattttttaaaacctaaattaatcttttaaattcatAACCTATTAAGTTTTAGACTcgaaattaatcaagaaattaaatttaaaagatgtaAAACACATTAAGAAGTAAGAACTAACatcaaagaatcaatttcatagcattaattaactcaattaataCCATACCTAATTAGGCAATTTTTTCCAAGTCTCCACTTATCTCAATTGGAACTCGGCAAGGTTTTAGAGTgtatttggtattgcggtagctgttgtggttgtgatttaaaaaaaattattttataaaaagtacttttagttgaggttggtttgaaaaaataggtgtttggttaaaactgtggttgaaattgaggttgaagaaaaagtagtttaatgtgtttggttaataatacctttgaaattgaggttataaaataattttaaaaaatatatattaatattgatggttttaaatttaaatattgtagaattaattactcccattacatcatgaaataaataatactttatataaaatattttttattatcccaTCAAACTATTTGCAATTCCATCTCGTACAAAATCCATACATGAAGGCCGCTATGATCCTTGATTAGCTGAGCGAGGTACAATATCAGATGAAAAATCATCtggaatgaaattgagattgcgatcaTATTCGAAAAAAACCTCATCATCTTGCTTCCCATAAACTTAAAGCACAATTCTCTCAAGAAATCAAGATCACCATCagataaaattacaaacaagAAGACAGTTTACCAAAATCATGAAATTCGCCAACACTATCAAGAAAACTTATCAACAAAGTGTAAGGAAAACACAACAAGTTTGAATGGCAGATTAACAACAAAAAGAGCCCCACaggagataaataaaaaaaaaattgatccataAATCGGATACAAAATCTCCAAATCAGTACTCAAAACCCAAAATGGCAATTACATAATTTCTTCAACAGAcaatttccattaaaaaatcaagatttcagAAACAAGTTCCCAGCACTGTTGTGCTTCCTGCAAACCAAAACTTCCTGCAAACCGAAACAATGGAAACTGCTCGGCACAAATGATTTCGGTGAAGGTGATCTGATCTTCGCTTCACAACAAAAGGGACAGTAGGGAACAATGACGAACACTGTCTCTGGCGTCAATCTTCGTCCAGATCAAGGGAACAGGGGGGAAGGGAACAGAGGAGACGAGCTCGGGTTGGGAAAATATTGTGTTAAAATCTTTCATTTGACAGGAGAAGGGACAGAGGGGAACAAGATGGAACACTGTCTCTGGCGTCAATCTTCGTCAATTTTCATCAATCTCGTCCAGATTAGTAACAGAGGGGAAGGGAACAGAGCTTAAGCTCGGGCAAGGAAagtttttttacaagaaaaaaagtgtcCGTGAAAAGTGCATGGCATGGAGTGAAAAGCAGGTGTTACTTGCTTTTCCAAAACTGAGGTCCAACCTCAGTTTTTGGTGGGGctatgttaaataaaaagtgtGGTTGAAAATAACCAAACATCTCGGTcctgctttttttattaatcgcAGCCGCAGTGCCAAACGGCCTCTAAAGCTTCGAATGAGACTTCATATCCGAAACGCAGGAAGGATCTGACTAGAAAGTCATTCAAAACTTGATACAACGAATAAGATACACCCATGTAAGTACCCACAAATTCTAACAATATTTTCAGCCATAACCTTGAGGTTCCTTGCTCACAAAggttctcttttgtttttttttttttaaaaaaaattatattttcaacttATCCCATAAGccaaaaaaagatataaatattaacaCAAAGAATTAGACACTATGCTTATTTCAGTAAAATCGAGTACTTTCCAAGCACAGGCGGCTAACAGGAACGTTTAGAGtatgtttgaaattgtgattgttttaaaaattatttttaatacatgataaaaaataaaaaatatattaaattaaatttaaaaaatttaaaaaactcattCCGATTTTTATTCCTTTGCAAATTCTGAACAATTCTTCCTCCCCTCTAAAAACATACTTCGATAATAATATATGATTTGGGTTTCTTAGGGTCTCTATTTTCTTCTTCGGTTTTTCTTTTACTGCGCAGCTTACTGGAACGCGATGGATTCTACTATGGTCATCAAGGTTTGTTTTATTCAGTGTTTTTGTTGTTGGGTTGTTGGTTCTTTTTGGGTTTGTTgactaaatatgaaaaaagtttggaaattggggttttgtgttttatgttttgaacaaTTTGGATTTATATACAGTGGATTATTGCTTCAATTGTACCTTCTAAGGGAAAggattgatctttttttagttttgcttaTCGTTTGATGTTGCAAGGTAAATTTTGAGAGAACCAATCAGCAGGAATTCGACTGATGAGCTAAGGTTACATGAATCTTTACACGTAACATAAGACTATAGAGAGGAATAGAGGAGGGGAGAAGACTGAGGGAGaaaagagatagagagagagcaGAACAGAAGCACACTAATTGCATTGTATATTTTTCCACACACCTCTTGTTACATGTAGTGCCATAATTATAGGAGTGTGAATTCTAGAATCTATTACAAGAGTCACACGCGACTTCTTGTAACagtaacaataacaaaattgaaacaCAAGGCTGATGCTGGCAGTTAAGTTCCTATTTATTTAAACGGTGCGTATAATTGAAGATACTGAAACGATGACGTTTCGTTACtgacttttattttaaactgaAGTTCCCATTACGGTGTGTTTTTGGCTCGCAACAATACCTTCCCCTTTAAAAATTTCCTTGTCCTCAAGGAATAACTGCGGGTACCTCATGAGAAGGTCATCTGCAAATTCCCAAGTAGCTTCGTACGGTGATAGGGTCTTTCAGTGAACTAGGACCTGTGTTGCTGCTTGAGTTTTGTGCTTGACCATCCTCCTGTCAAGAATGGCATGAGGTCGCAACTCTGGGTCTGGCTTTTGAAAAGGTAAGCTGTCGTACACTATCTTATTTCCTATATGTTGTTTTAATTGAGACATGAAATATTAGGTGTATGGCGCTTGAACTGGGAAGGCTGATCAGTTTGTAATAGACTGCCCTTATGCGCTCAATTACTTGGTATGGACCATAGTACTTGGCGGACAGCTTTTGTGAACCCCTCTTGCTCACCGTTTGTTGCCTGTAAGGCTACAATTTCAAGTATACCCAGTCACCTATCTTGAAGATACGCTCACTGTGCTTCTTGTTTGCTAGTTGAGTCATGCGATGTTGAGCCACTTTGAGATTGTCCTTGATAGTCTTCAGCCTGTCTTCTCCTTTTGTAAGTTGTTTGTCAACAACTTCTATGTTAGAATCCTTTGGTAGGTAAGGGATGTGGATTGGAGGATTCTGACCATATGGAACTTCAAATGGTGTAGACTTGATGGACGAGTGATAGCTGGTATTATACCACAATTCGGCTAAGGGTAGCCATTGATACCGTTGATCGGGTGTCTCGCTTGTCATGCATCGCAAATATTGTTCTAGACACATATTCACCACTTCTGTCTGTCCGTCTGTTTGTGGGTGGTAGGCCGTTGAGTGCAATAGTTGAATGCCTTGGTGGGTGAATAAATCCTTCCAGAACCTGCTTAGAAACACCGGGTCTCTATCATTTACTATTGAAGCAGGTAAGCCGTGTAGTTTGTAGATGTTATGCATGAAAGCATTTGCCACCGATGCAGCTGTATAGGGGTGGGATAACGTGATGAAATGGGCATACTTACTGAGCCTATCCACGACAACCAAGACGACGTTCCTTCCCTTAGAGTTGGGTAAGCCTTCAACAAAGTCCATACTGATGTCCACGAAGGGTGCTTGGGGTATGGGGAGAGGTTGAAGCAGGCCGGGTGTTTTGAcgttctcatttttatttttctgacaGATGTGACATTCTCGCACATATGCTCTcacatgtttttgttgtttcctCCAATAGAACAGTGACCCTACTCGTTTGGCAGTGACAGTGACACCAGAGTGTCCCCCTATGACAGAGTCGTGGTAGATAGAGATCAGTTTGCCCTGTAAGGTAGAATTATTGCCAACCACCAGCTTTTCCTTTCGGTATAAATGGTCATTTAACCACGTATACTGCGGATGCAAGCTAAGATCTGTGGTTAGGTTGCTGATGATCCTTTGCAGAGTAGTGTCTGTAGCCCAGGACATCTTCACCTCATCTAACAAATTGGTTGAAATGGTGGACAATGTAAGGGCGAACAACTGCCTGTTGGTACATCTAGAGAGAGCATCAGCAGCaatattttcctttcctttcctataTTCGATGTCATAATCAAAGCCTAAAAGTTTGGCTAACCAAATAtgttgggatggggaagaaaCCTTTTGTGCTAGCAGATACTTGAGGCTCACATGATCTGTTCTGATTGTGAAGTGTCTGCCCCATAGGTAGTGTCTCCACTTGGTGACAACATGTAAAATGGTTAGCATTTCTCTTTCGTAAGTTGATAATGCTTGTTGTTGTGGTCCCAAAGATTTGCTGATGAAAGAGATAGGGTGCCCCTCCTGCATGAGTACAACCCCTATACCCGATCCTGAGACGTCTGTCTCTACCACAAAAGGTTTGTTAAGGTTAGGTAGGGAGAGAACCGGCGGTTGAGTCATGGCCTGTTTTAAGTTGCTGAAGGCACTGGTGGCATCTTCCTTCCAGTCAAATGCATCCTTTTTTAACAGCTGAGTGAGTGGCTTGCTAATGGTCCTATAGTTTTTGACAAATTTTTTGTAGTAACCCGTAAAACCCAAGAATCCCCGCAGCCGCCTAACATTTCGAGGTTCTAGCCAGTTGATGATGACTTGAATTTTCTTAGGATCAGTAGCTACCCCCTCCTTGGAAATAACATGCCCTATGTACTCCACTTGAGGAATACCAAATGCATATTTGTTGCGCTTAGCTACCAACTGGTGCCCCTTCAGCAATTCAAACACAGTGTGTAGGTGGTCTAAGTGCTCAGTCATCGTCTGactatatatcaaaatatcatcaaaaaataCTAACACAAACTTCCTTAAATGCCTGTGGAATACTTCATTCATCAAACTCTGGAAGGTGGCCGGTGCGTTGGTTAGCCCAAATGGCATCACCAAGAATTCATAATGACCGTTGTGGGTGCGAAATGTTGTTTTAAACACATCATGGGAagtcattctaatttggtgataaccagaTCGTAAATCCACTTTGGAAAATATTGTGGCACCCACCAACTCTTCTAACAATCTACTAGCGGTATAGGAAACTTGTCTTTGATGGTGAGATGATTGAGAGCTCTGTAGTCAACACAGAGTCGTCAAGatccatcttttttcttaacCAAGACAACAGGAAAAGCAAATGGGCTGCTGCTTTGTTGAATGATCCCAGACTCAAGCATTTCCTCCACCATCTTTTCCAATATGTCCTTCTGTACTCCAGAATATCTATATGGTCTGAGGTTGATTGCTTGTGCACCTTTTTTCATAGGAATAGTGTGGTCATGGGCCCTGATGGGAGGCAATCCTTCCGGTTCTTTGAATATTTCCTTGTAATgagtaattaattcttctaGGGCCACTCTTTCTTTCTGATTGCTTATGGGTGATTGGGACATAAGCCTTGCATCCTTGCGTGTAACTTCACTAGTCGTGAAACAACAGAGACTCATACCTGACAGTTGAGTTGAGTTAACCATCAGGCTGTTAAGTTGTGCTAGTTCAATGGTTTGTACCTTGGTGCAGTCGGTGCCTTTAAGGACTACATCTTGACCTTGCCACTTGAAGGACATCCACAGATCCTTGTAGTTAGACATAACATTACTCAGCGTGGCTAGCCATTGTATGCCTAAAACCATGTCACAGTTGATTAAATCAACAATGAATACGTCTGCAATAAAATGTACTCCCTGCATTCGCCAGCTGAAGTTCCTTCACATTGCAGAGCAGTGCTTAGTACCCCCATTTGCTGCTTCGACCACCAGGGTTCGAATAAGGTGAGCTAGACATTGTAGTTTATTAGCAAACACACTATTGAGGAAGTTGTGTGTGCTGCCAGAATCGATAAGGATGTATAAAGGGTGCTTGTCAACCTTCCCTGCGACTCTTAAGGTGTGGCAACCCATCGTACCCTCCAGGGCGTTGAGAGAAATATGGGGTGTAAGTAAGTCCT
This window contains:
- the LOC7458056 gene encoding protein mak16 — translated: MQHDEVIWQVIRHSHCSFMAKITTGNFCRNPYNITGVCNRSSCPLANSRYATIRDHDGVFYLYMKTIERAHKPNELWERVKLPRNYEKALEIIDKHLMYWPKFLVHKAKQRLTKMTQMRIRMRKLALKTREKIMTTPRKEIKRESRREKKAETAAELDKSIEKELLERLNGGLYGDIHNILPEHFNKILDENELHAVSEDEEYEEEPEIEYVQGYDDLEEEDDIEDFGGFAIDKSLKNNDDASEDEEEMDSVDGKRVKRRSESAHQKMEEDERRKSKKKAKVLVEVEHEDASERQRATF